A window of Candidatus Deferrimicrobiaceae bacterium contains these coding sequences:
- a CDS encoding YdcH family protein, translating into MDQATMDAKLAALIVDDPGIRELVEEHRVLDDALRELDRKVYLLPDEEVERKRLQKLKLAKKDKIAELLNAQ; encoded by the coding sequence ATGGACCAGGCCACCATGGACGCCAAGCTGGCAGCACTGATCGTGGACGATCCCGGGATCCGGGAACTGGTCGAAGAGCATCGGGTTCTCGACGATGCGCTCCGGGAACTCGACCGGAAAGTCTACCTCCTCCCCGATGAAGAGGTCGAGCGGAAACGCCTTCAGAAACTGAAGCTGGCCAAGAAAGACAAGATCGCCGAACTACTGAACGCGCAGTAA
- a CDS encoding type II toxin-antitoxin system HipA family toxin, with translation MAGIRSLAVWVGLRKAGRLERADDYVFAYHPDALPSDAVSLTMPVRLRSWQSRDLHPVFQMNLPEGALLVAVRSAIAKVAGTDDLTVLRIVGGNPIGRNRFSRVEDDAPMFPSEPESLEEILSFPDAIELFNELVARYALRSGVSGVQPKVLLPATERATAVSSGFIVKSWGGEFPQLGANEFLCMTAARKAGLATPEFHLAENGGLFVMKRFDIGPDGSSHGFEDFCSLQGLGTDGKYAGSYERAAKSIADFVSPEHRTEARERFFGALVLSVAVRNGDAHLKNFGVLYDDAKGPVRLAPVYDIVTTTAYLKSDVPALTLEGRKIWWPRKTLEKFAVLHLSIPPGKAREIIDRVVDAVDGTQNEVRRYMADHPGFVPVGEGMLAAWRAGLEGLSAHPKTLP, from the coding sequence ATGGCCGGGATTCGGTCCCTGGCGGTCTGGGTCGGACTCCGCAAGGCAGGGAGGCTCGAGCGGGCCGACGATTATGTGTTTGCGTATCATCCCGACGCCTTGCCGTCCGACGCGGTCTCCCTGACGATGCCGGTTCGGCTCAGGAGTTGGCAGAGCCGTGACCTCCATCCCGTATTCCAGATGAATCTTCCCGAAGGGGCGCTGCTTGTCGCGGTGCGGAGTGCGATCGCGAAGGTCGCCGGGACCGACGATCTGACGGTCCTCCGAATCGTCGGCGGGAACCCGATCGGGAGAAATCGTTTTTCGCGCGTGGAAGACGACGCGCCGATGTTCCCCTCCGAGCCCGAGTCGCTGGAGGAGATACTTTCGTTCCCCGACGCGATCGAACTGTTCAATGAACTCGTCGCTCGCTACGCGCTTCGGTCCGGGGTTTCCGGCGTCCAACCGAAGGTCCTTCTCCCGGCGACCGAACGGGCGACGGCGGTTTCTTCCGGCTTCATCGTCAAGTCGTGGGGAGGCGAATTTCCCCAGCTCGGGGCAAACGAGTTCCTCTGCATGACGGCGGCGCGGAAGGCGGGGCTGGCGACTCCCGAATTTCATCTTGCTGAGAACGGCGGTCTTTTTGTGATGAAGCGGTTCGACATCGGTCCTGATGGGTCGTCGCACGGCTTCGAGGATTTCTGTTCGTTGCAGGGGTTGGGGACCGACGGCAAGTATGCCGGGAGCTACGAGAGGGCGGCGAAGTCGATCGCCGATTTCGTGTCGCCGGAACATCGGACCGAGGCGCGGGAAAGGTTCTTCGGTGCCCTGGTTCTCTCCGTGGCCGTCCGCAACGGCGATGCGCACCTGAAGAACTTCGGCGTCCTTTATGACGATGCGAAGGGGCCGGTCCGCCTTGCGCCGGTTTATGACATCGTGACGACGACCGCGTACCTGAAGAGCGACGTTCCGGCGTTGACGCTCGAGGGACGAAAGATCTGGTGGCCCCGGAAAACGCTCGAGAAGTTCGCCGTTCTCCACCTTTCCATCCCGCCGGGAAAGGCACGCGAGATCATCGACCGCGTTGTGGATGCGGTCGACGGAACGCAAAACGAAGTACGGCGTTACATGGCCGATCATCCCGGGTTCGTCCCTGTCGGAGAGGGGATGCTCGCGGCGTGGCGGGCCGGGTTGGAGGGACTTTCGGCGCACCCGAAGACCCTTCCGTAG
- a CDS encoding helix-turn-helix domain-containing protein, translating into MDDLKRIGNQLLEARKGKGLTQATLAAEVGISRTTLSLLESGKVQELGIRKVIRILDRLGLELTTRPAGAPPTLEEIREER; encoded by the coding sequence ATGGATGATTTGAAGAGGATCGGAAATCAGCTGCTTGAGGCCAGGAAGGGGAAGGGCCTGACGCAGGCGACGCTTGCCGCCGAGGTCGGAATCTCCCGGACAACCCTCTCCTTGCTCGAAAGCGGCAAGGTTCAGGAACTGGGCATCCGGAAGGTGATTCGAATCCTCGACCGGTTGGGACTTGAGCTGACAACGAGACCCGCGGGGGCTCCGCCTACGCTTGAAGAGATCCGGGAGGAACGGTAG
- a CDS encoding ATP-binding protein, whose translation MTGPRQSGKTTLAKMAFPNKPYLSLEDPDMRALAESDPRGLLARFPDGAILDEAQRAPELFSYLQTRVDADSRAGLFVLTGSQQFGLLSGISQSLAGRVGLVQLLPFSAEELKAAKCLPGNLDELLFRGLYPPLYDRDIQPGDWYAGYMTTYIERDVRQLINVRDLSTFQRFVKMCAARTGQLLNLSSLASDCGISHNTAASWISVLEASYIIHLLRPHHRNFNKRLVKSPKLYFWDVGLAAWLLGIREVGQIAFHAQRGALFETFVVAEFLKARFNRGLPSNLFFWRDSKGLEIDLVIEEGETLTPVEIKSGQTIAPDFLDGLKRWAALSGTEKHPVWLVYGGDKEMIRGLATILPWNDFRRFQ comes from the coding sequence ATGACTGGTCCTCGCCAGTCCGGCAAGACGACCCTCGCCAAAATGGCGTTTCCCAATAAACCGTACCTGTCACTGGAAGACCCGGACATGCGTGCGCTTGCTGAAAGTGACCCCCGTGGGTTGCTGGCGCGCTTTCCCGATGGGGCGATTCTGGACGAAGCTCAGCGTGCTCCGGAACTGTTTTCTTATCTGCAGACGCGGGTCGACGCGGATTCGCGCGCAGGCCTGTTCGTGTTGACCGGCTCCCAACAGTTCGGCCTGCTGTCCGGCATCAGTCAATCTCTAGCCGGCCGAGTCGGGTTGGTGCAATTGCTCCCGTTTTCGGCCGAGGAACTGAAAGCGGCGAAGTGCCTTCCCGGGAATCTCGACGAGTTGCTCTTTCGAGGCCTGTACCCGCCGCTGTACGACCGGGATATTCAGCCGGGCGACTGGTATGCCGGCTACATGACGACCTATATCGAGCGAGATGTGCGCCAGTTGATCAACGTCCGCGACCTTTCCACGTTTCAGCGTTTCGTCAAGATGTGCGCGGCACGTACCGGGCAACTGCTCAACCTCTCTTCCCTTGCTTCGGACTGCGGCATCTCCCACAACACGGCGGCATCCTGGATTTCAGTGCTGGAGGCGAGTTATATCATCCACCTGCTTCGACCCCATCACCGCAATTTCAACAAACGTCTCGTCAAGTCGCCCAAGCTCTATTTCTGGGATGTCGGGCTGGCGGCATGGCTGCTGGGAATCCGGGAAGTTGGGCAGATCGCATTCCACGCCCAACGCGGGGCGTTGTTCGAGACCTTTGTAGTGGCGGAGTTTCTCAAGGCGCGATTCAACCGCGGATTGCCGTCGAACCTGTTCTTCTGGCGCGACAGCAAGGGGCTGGAGATCGACCTGGTCATTGAAGAAGGCGAAACACTGACGCCGGTCGAAATCAAATCGGGACAGACGATCGCGCCGGATTTTCTCGACGGTCTGAAACGGTGGGCGGCACTCTCCGGCACGGAGAAGCACCCGGTCTGGCTCGTGTACGGCGGCGACAAAGAGATGATTCGCGGACTCGCAACCATCCTCCCCTGGAACGATTTCCGTCGCTTCCAGTGA
- the cas1e gene encoding type I-E CRISPR-associated endonuclease Cas1e, with protein MEPILPPLKPIPMKDRVSVLFVEYGQLDVLDGAFVLIDKNGIRTHIPVGSVGCLMLEPGTRVSHAAVVLAARVGCLLVWVGEAGVRLYASGQPGGARADRLLYQAKLALDPDARLKVVRKMYAMRFGEDPPERRSVDQLRGIEGVRVRKTYELLARKFGVEWKNRNYDYTTWESGDLPNRCLSAATACLYGITEACVLAAGYAPAVGFIHSGKPQSFIYDIADIFKFETVVPTAFRIAASNPSSPERAVRIACRDIFRASRLLSRIIPTIEEVLSAGGLPIPEPPEDAVPPAIPEKERLGDVGHRA; from the coding sequence ATGGAACCGATCCTTCCTCCACTCAAGCCTATTCCAATGAAGGACCGGGTGTCGGTGCTCTTCGTTGAGTACGGACAGCTGGATGTACTCGATGGTGCGTTCGTTCTGATCGACAAGAATGGAATTCGAACGCATATTCCTGTGGGCTCTGTTGGATGTCTCATGTTGGAACCTGGGACGCGTGTTTCCCACGCCGCCGTTGTCCTGGCTGCGCGGGTCGGTTGTCTGTTGGTTTGGGTCGGGGAGGCGGGAGTTCGTCTATACGCGTCGGGGCAACCTGGCGGGGCGCGGGCTGACCGACTTCTGTATCAAGCGAAACTGGCTCTTGATCCCGACGCGCGGCTCAAGGTCGTCAGGAAGATGTACGCGATGCGTTTCGGAGAGGACCCTCCCGAAAGACGAAGTGTCGATCAACTCAGAGGTATTGAAGGCGTGCGTGTTCGGAAAACATACGAGCTGCTTGCCAGAAAATTCGGCGTCGAATGGAAAAACAGAAACTACGACTATACAACCTGGGAGAGCGGTGATCTCCCCAATCGATGCTTGAGCGCTGCAACCGCCTGCCTATATGGGATCACAGAAGCATGTGTTCTTGCCGCCGGATACGCCCCCGCGGTCGGATTCATTCATTCGGGAAAACCCCAATCGTTTATTTATGACATTGCCGACATATTCAAATTTGAAACCGTTGTCCCGACCGCATTTCGAATCGCGGCAAGTAATCCTTCATCCCCGGAAAGAGCGGTCCGCATTGCTTGCCGAGATATCTTTCGTGCCTCAAGGCTGTTGTCCAGGATCATTCCGACGATCGAAGAAGTGCTTTCTGCGGGAGGACTCCCGATCCCGGAGCCGCCGGAGGATGCCGTCCCCCCCGCGATTCCCGAAAAAGAAAGGTTGGGCGATGTTGGTCATCGTGCTTGA
- the cas6e gene encoding type I-E CRISPR-associated protein Cas6/Cse3/CasE, whose translation MYLHRIFLDARCREARRDLAEPYELHSTLCRAFSSRDTKCPQGEFLWRMEPENMTVGSPRILIQSRSLPDWSRIGIKGWLKREPDPAIDIDERLGLGAIRSGQKFRFRLRANPSVCRGGKRLGLMKTPEQEKWLFRKGKDYHGFDLPSLKRVDDEEEGQVLRLGVAISQEQILRSKKRGNDHEICVFSVLYDGTLIVSDPEKFRSAVLGGIGHGKAMGLGLLSVASAG comes from the coding sequence ATGTATCTCCATAGGATATTCCTCGATGCACGTTGCCGGGAGGCGCGCCGGGATCTTGCCGAACCCTACGAACTTCATTCGACTTTGTGCCGGGCATTTTCAAGTCGGGACACGAAATGTCCGCAAGGGGAATTCCTTTGGCGGATGGAACCGGAAAATATGACGGTCGGATCACCCAGAATTCTGATCCAAAGCAGGTCTCTTCCGGATTGGTCGCGGATCGGGATCAAGGGATGGTTGAAGCGCGAGCCGGATCCGGCGATCGACATCGACGAGCGACTTGGATTGGGGGCAATTCGATCAGGTCAAAAATTCCGTTTCCGTCTTCGCGCGAATCCGAGCGTATGCCGCGGCGGGAAACGGCTTGGACTGATGAAAACTCCAGAACAGGAAAAGTGGCTGTTCCGGAAGGGTAAGGATTACCACGGATTCGATCTCCCTTCGCTCAAAAGGGTTGATGATGAGGAGGAAGGGCAGGTACTCCGCCTTGGTGTGGCCATATCCCAGGAACAGATACTCAGGAGCAAGAAGAGAGGGAACGATCATGAAATATGCGTGTTTTCAGTTCTCTATGACGGGACGCTGATCGTTTCCGATCCGGAAAAGTTTCGATCTGCGGTGCTGGGCGGAATTGGTCACGGAAAAGCCATGGGGCTCGGTCTCTTGTCCGTGGCTTCAGCGGGATAG
- the cas5e gene encoding type I-E CRISPR-associated protein Cas5/CasD produces the protein MPTILLRLIGPLQSWGTTSRFNERDTGKEPSKSGVIGLLAAARGIDRGNWDDLEPMVRMPMGVRHDRAGIPRREYQTAGCNKDDTVIKADGTRSKDGVVSTRHYLADSAFLVGMEGNRELLDKIQASLQNPVWPLSLGRKSYVPSEPIWLDDGIQDVSLKEALSLWPWIVTKRSRENVPDRLLLSSESFDGSGSFRMDQPLSSFAERKFGGRYVQSEWIPFPAEGRDVSP, from the coding sequence ATGCCAACGATACTCCTTCGGCTGATCGGCCCCCTTCAGTCTTGGGGAACGACCAGTCGATTCAACGAACGCGATACCGGGAAGGAACCAAGCAAGTCTGGTGTGATCGGTCTGCTTGCCGCAGCGAGGGGTATTGATCGCGGAAACTGGGATGACCTCGAGCCCATGGTCCGAATGCCGATGGGCGTGCGGCACGATCGTGCAGGGATCCCAAGGCGTGAGTACCAGACAGCTGGATGCAACAAGGACGACACGGTCATCAAGGCTGATGGCACCCGATCGAAGGACGGCGTCGTCTCGACTCGTCATTACCTCGCCGACTCGGCTTTTCTCGTTGGGATGGAAGGCAACCGGGAATTGCTAGATAAGATCCAGGCAAGCCTCCAGAACCCTGTATGGCCATTATCCTTGGGGAGGAAGTCATATGTGCCATCCGAGCCGATTTGGCTTGATGACGGAATACAGGATGTTTCGCTAAAGGAAGCCCTTTCCCTCTGGCCTTGGATCGTCACAAAGCGGTCACGGGAAAATGTACCTGATCGGCTTTTGCTGTCGAGCGAGTCTTTTGATGGATCAGGTTCATTTCGGATGGACCAACCTCTGAGCAGTTTTGCCGAACGAAAGTTTGGCGGACGGTATGTCCAGTCCGAGTGGATTCCCTTTCCAGCGGAGGGCCGTGATGTATCTCCATAG
- the cas7e gene encoding type I-E CRISPR-associated protein Cas7/Cse4/CasC, translating to MKKLVEIHILQNYAPSNLNRDDTGAPKDAIFGGSRRARISSQCLKRAVRQHFYGLVSEGRLIAKADMAERTKRVMDALLEELDRKGHTDKEITENKIRLALEVVGLPVSEDGKNEVLLFLGKKEIGQLAEIIEAKWDELDADNGAEFEVPEGKKKGKGKKEKGENPKLKEEILKVFDGGKAIDLALFGRMLANMPQKNQDASCQVAHAISTHAVEREFDFYTAVDERKPEDTAGADMMGTIEFNSACFYRYAVVDFDKLQSNLGDKEVDGLAEKGLRAFVEGFVISEPTGKQNTFAAHNPPEFVAVTIRKNGAPRNLANAFENAIRARKDESLTRVSADRLVQKGNSLKGVYGGEEQTFVLNPVGAEIKEFGTETVSLGNLIERTIEAVRG from the coding sequence ATGAAGAAACTGGTCGAGATTCATATCCTGCAGAACTACGCTCCCTCAAACTTGAACAGGGATGATACGGGCGCGCCGAAGGACGCGATATTCGGTGGCAGCCGTCGTGCGCGGATATCGAGCCAATGCCTGAAACGGGCCGTGCGTCAACATTTCTATGGGCTTGTAAGCGAAGGGAGACTGATTGCCAAGGCCGATATGGCTGAACGGACGAAGCGGGTCATGGACGCCTTGCTGGAAGAACTAGATCGAAAGGGGCACACCGACAAGGAAATCACGGAAAACAAGATTCGTCTTGCATTGGAAGTTGTTGGGCTTCCGGTTTCTGAAGATGGCAAAAACGAAGTTCTCTTGTTCCTTGGTAAAAAGGAGATCGGGCAGCTGGCCGAAATCATCGAGGCCAAATGGGATGAGCTTGATGCCGATAATGGGGCCGAATTCGAGGTGCCGGAAGGCAAGAAGAAGGGAAAGGGGAAAAAGGAAAAGGGGGAGAATCCGAAACTCAAGGAAGAGATCCTCAAGGTGTTCGACGGTGGAAAGGCAATTGACTTGGCATTGTTCGGTCGCATGCTTGCAAATATGCCCCAAAAAAATCAGGATGCCTCCTGCCAGGTTGCTCATGCCATCTCCACGCATGCCGTCGAGCGGGAATTCGATTTTTATACGGCAGTGGACGAGCGCAAGCCGGAAGACACGGCGGGAGCCGACATGATGGGAACAATCGAGTTCAATTCGGCATGTTTCTATCGGTATGCCGTCGTGGATTTCGACAAGCTCCAATCGAATCTCGGAGACAAGGAAGTGGATGGCTTGGCGGAGAAAGGTCTTCGGGCATTTGTCGAAGGGTTCGTCATCTCGGAGCCGACCGGCAAGCAAAATACGTTTGCCGCACACAACCCTCCGGAGTTCGTCGCAGTCACTATCCGGAAAAATGGTGCTCCGCGCAACCTCGCCAATGCCTTCGAAAACGCTATCCGGGCAAGGAAAGACGAATCGTTGACTCGTGTGTCTGCAGATCGGCTGGTCCAGAAAGGGAATTCTCTAAAGGGCGTCTATGGTGGCGAGGAGCAAACTTTTGTTCTCAACCCGGTGGGCGCTGAAATCAAGGAATTCGGGACCGAGACTGTTTCGCTAGGAAATCTCATCGAGCGGACGATAGAGGCCGTGAGGGGCTAG
- the casB gene encoding type I-E CRISPR-associated protein Cse2/CasB has translation MSRFIEWLEKQGERDTKVRAVLRRSLSFPPGAFPSAYPYVEPFLVGLDDGWRREAHYLVAGLWAAHWRSGRSGECVPLARACSSHMKDANSSSTENRFIALLDSDRDQLPYRLRQMVSLLKDRNIDFDNLLKGLLWWNDDKRRTQNEWARSFYRIQANDVADDNESIPDAEATR, from the coding sequence ATGAGCCGATTCATCGAATGGCTGGAGAAGCAAGGCGAAAGAGATACCAAGGTGCGGGCTGTATTGAGACGAAGCCTTTCATTTCCGCCCGGCGCATTTCCATCAGCGTATCCCTATGTCGAACCGTTTTTGGTCGGATTGGACGATGGATGGCGACGCGAGGCCCACTATTTGGTTGCGGGCCTCTGGGCTGCCCACTGGCGCAGCGGCAGATCTGGAGAATGCGTCCCGCTCGCCAGGGCTTGCTCGTCCCACATGAAGGACGCCAACTCAAGCAGCACCGAGAACCGATTCATCGCCCTGCTCGATTCGGACCGCGACCAGCTGCCGTACCGCCTGCGGCAGATGGTTTCCCTGCTGAAAGACCGAAACATCGATTTCGATAACTTGTTGAAGGGGCTTTTGTGGTGGAACGACGACAAGAGACGAACACAGAACGAGTGGGCACGATCTTTCTACCGAATCCAGGCGAATGATGTCGCAGACGATAACGAATCCATTCCCGACGCGGAGGCAACACGATGA
- the casA gene encoding type I-E CRISPR-associated protein Cse1/CasA, which translates to MSRFNLIDEKWIPVCFRDGRREELGIRDVLLHADEIAGIEDGSPLVVASLYRFLLAVLYRALEGPTDIDEAKDLFNNGFPAEKITAYLEKWSDRFWLFHEEHPFGQVPSFEPTNWRMWSAIAIEHNADNAKIVFDHVSTLGDSRIDDSSAARWLLASLTFSVSSGKSEIAHTKDAPSTGAMMVIPIGKSMRETLASMLVPETKDVVEGDLPIWERKLETVASLRKMAPRGITGFADRYSWLSRAIRFKDDGMPGVSRLGFASGVNCDVGSHRDPMLAYKTHDKFGLLPVQFHGRGVWRNFDSLLPGGDEERGTPAVIQHAIRLSGHNVARLPTGIIVLGLSNTKAKIDFWRMERFALPTALASHPDVRADIRSFLDAAEQTQNVLLATCRAYAGDLISRGNGRPDQKDVSAFISQMPCLPRYWSMLEGRFQETLQSFTCEADPFRVEMTWISSVHKALIDAWECHKSSIDGGDAWSIRALVKSERKIFEEGIKLKRRILELEEYLRKEES; encoded by the coding sequence TTGAGCCGATTCAACCTGATCGATGAAAAATGGATTCCGGTTTGCTTCCGCGATGGAAGAAGGGAGGAGTTGGGCATTCGGGACGTTCTCCTGCATGCCGATGAAATTGCAGGCATCGAAGACGGATCGCCTCTCGTCGTTGCATCGCTGTATCGGTTTCTGCTCGCGGTTCTCTATCGGGCGCTGGAAGGACCGACCGACATCGACGAAGCGAAGGATTTGTTCAATAACGGGTTCCCTGCCGAAAAGATCACCGCCTATCTGGAAAAGTGGAGCGACCGATTCTGGCTATTTCACGAGGAGCATCCGTTCGGGCAGGTTCCTTCGTTTGAGCCGACCAACTGGCGAATGTGGTCCGCAATCGCGATTGAACACAACGCGGATAACGCAAAAATCGTGTTCGATCATGTTTCGACTTTGGGGGATAGCCGTATCGATGATTCTTCTGCGGCAAGGTGGTTGTTGGCAAGTCTGACATTTTCAGTCAGTTCAGGAAAAAGTGAGATTGCTCATACGAAAGACGCGCCATCGACCGGCGCGATGATGGTTATTCCGATCGGGAAATCCATGAGGGAGACCCTCGCCTCCATGCTGGTTCCGGAGACGAAAGACGTGGTAGAAGGCGATCTCCCGATATGGGAAAGAAAACTTGAAACGGTTGCAAGTTTACGAAAAATGGCTCCTCGGGGAATCACTGGATTTGCCGACCGTTATTCATGGCTATCGCGGGCAATAAGATTCAAGGATGACGGCATGCCCGGGGTTTCAAGACTGGGGTTTGCGTCGGGAGTGAATTGCGATGTGGGAAGTCATCGGGACCCGATGCTCGCCTACAAGACCCACGATAAGTTTGGTCTGCTTCCTGTTCAATTCCATGGCCGGGGGGTATGGAGAAACTTCGATTCTCTCCTGCCTGGTGGCGATGAAGAACGTGGGACCCCAGCTGTAATCCAGCATGCCATCCGGTTGTCAGGACACAATGTCGCTAGACTCCCGACCGGGATCATAGTGCTTGGCCTTTCGAACACCAAAGCTAAAATTGATTTCTGGAGGATGGAGCGGTTTGCATTGCCAACTGCCCTTGCAAGTCACCCGGACGTGAGGGCCGACATACGTTCCTTCCTTGACGCCGCCGAGCAAACCCAAAATGTCCTTCTTGCCACATGTCGTGCATATGCGGGAGACCTGATCAGCAGGGGAAATGGGCGGCCTGATCAGAAGGACGTCTCTGCTTTTATTTCCCAAATGCCTTGTCTTCCACGTTATTGGTCGATGCTGGAGGGACGATTTCAGGAAACCCTCCAATCGTTTACCTGTGAGGCGGATCCTTTCCGGGTGGAAATGACCTGGATCAGTTCTGTTCACAAGGCTCTCATTGATGCATGGGAGTGTCACAAGTCGTCGATTGACGGAGGCGACGCATGGTCGATCCGTGCGCTCGTCAAATCCGAAAGGAAGATTTTTGAAGAAGGAATAAAGCTGAAACGTCGGATTTTGGAGCTTGAGGAGTACCTGCGGAAGGAGGAGTCATGA